In Gammaproteobacteria bacterium, a genomic segment contains:
- a CDS encoding CopG family ribbon-helix-helix protein: protein MTTTMTLRLDDETNDRLSNLAGATDRSKAYLATQALKLFLANNEWQVQEIKEAVAEADIAAPDQFVDNDTVMAWMETWGTDHESQPPL from the coding sequence ATGACTACAACTATGACGCTTCGTCTTGATGATGAAACCAATGATCGTCTTTCAAATTTAGCGGGAGCGACTGATCGCTCTAAGGCATATCTGGCTACGCAAGCACTCAAATTATTTTTAGCTAATAATGAATGGCAAGTCCAGGAAATTAAAGAGGCCGTAGCTGAAGCTGATATTGCTGCCCCAGATCAGTTTGTTGATAATGATACGGTTATGGCCTGGATGGAAACCTGGGGAACTGACCACGAGAGCCAACCGCCATTGTGA